A DNA window from Corynebacterium ciconiae DSM 44920 contains the following coding sequences:
- a CDS encoding cytochrome c biogenesis protein ResB, whose protein sequence is MNTLNRYVVRAWNWLTSMRTALILLFLLALGAIPGALLPQRSLNESKVDEYIATNGRIAEIYDKLQLFDVFSSTWFTAIYVLLFVSLIGCILPRSWEHYQAMKQPPVRAPKRLERLPHHSRGTVAASEDEVLAAARSCMKGWRLKEYSAEQDRMGQRSLAGEKGYARELANLVFHLGLVGMLITMAWGRLSYYEGQVIVVADTEESQFCNTAVANYDSFRHGATFDGTSLNPFCLDVHDFTADYLPNGQAEMFHSNVSWAEGDEVYSDPSTWKDYELRVNHPLRIAGDRIYLQGHGFAPTVTVTWPDGESRTQTLQFRPDDPTFFLSSGAMRFDPPAGMYEELSERRQNQIAIEGLFAPTAAWSGENNELLSSAFPAMQDPALAIDIYRGDAGLDTGRGQSLWSLDPSLVHTGQLQKLERVNLLQGDSVTLDDGTTVTFDGAKEFVNLQISHDSTQIWVLITTLITLGGLVGSLAIKRRRIWIRVHAADGGTHVETGGLARTDRAGWGEEHDELARALYGLPDPDDEDFDPEVDARHIKG, encoded by the coding sequence ATGAATACCCTCAATCGCTATGTCGTTCGCGCATGGAACTGGCTCACCAGCATGCGCACCGCGCTCATCCTGCTTTTCCTGCTGGCCCTAGGCGCCATCCCCGGTGCCCTATTGCCGCAGCGCAGCCTGAACGAGTCCAAGGTGGATGAATACATTGCCACCAATGGTCGTATCGCCGAGATCTACGACAAGCTGCAGCTTTTCGACGTCTTCAGCTCCACTTGGTTCACCGCCATTTACGTGCTGCTGTTTGTGTCTTTGATCGGCTGCATTCTGCCGCGCAGCTGGGAGCACTACCAGGCTATGAAGCAGCCTCCGGTGCGTGCGCCGAAACGGCTGGAGCGACTCCCGCACCACTCCCGCGGCACCGTGGCCGCCAGCGAGGATGAGGTTCTTGCCGCCGCCCGCAGCTGCATGAAGGGCTGGCGGCTGAAGGAATACTCGGCGGAGCAGGACCGTATGGGCCAGCGTTCCCTCGCCGGGGAGAAGGGATATGCCCGCGAGCTGGCAAACCTGGTATTCCACCTGGGCCTGGTGGGCATGCTCATCACCATGGCATGGGGGCGGTTGAGCTACTACGAGGGCCAGGTGATCGTGGTGGCCGATACCGAGGAGTCGCAGTTCTGCAACACCGCGGTGGCTAACTATGACAGCTTCCGCCATGGCGCCACCTTCGATGGCACCAGCCTCAATCCTTTCTGCCTCGATGTGCATGACTTCACCGCCGACTATCTGCCCAACGGCCAAGCAGAGATGTTCCACAGCAATGTCTCCTGGGCCGAGGGCGATGAGGTGTATTCCGATCCCTCCACGTGGAAGGACTACGAGCTGCGGGTGAACCATCCGCTGCGCATCGCCGGCGATCGCATCTATTTGCAGGGCCACGGCTTCGCCCCCACCGTCACCGTCACCTGGCCCGATGGGGAAAGCCGCACCCAAACCCTGCAGTTCCGCCCCGATGATCCCACCTTCTTCCTTTCCTCGGGCGCGATGCGTTTCGACCCGCCGGCGGGCATGTATGAGGAGCTATCGGAGCGCCGCCAAAACCAGATTGCGATCGAGGGCCTCTTCGCCCCCACCGCCGCTTGGTCGGGAGAGAACAACGAGCTGCTGTCCTCGGCATTTCCCGCCATGCAGGATCCCGCCCTGGCTATCGATATCTACCGCGGCGACGCTGGGCTGGATACCGGACGCGGCCAATCCTTGTGGAGCCTAGACCCCTCCCTGGTGCACACCGGACAGTTGCAGAAGCTGGAGCGCGTGAACCTGCTGCAGGGCGATTCCGTGACCCTCGATGATGGCACCACCGTCACCTTCGACGGCGCCAAGGAATTTGTGAACCTTCAGATCAGCCACGATTCCACCCAGATCTGGGTGCTGATCACCACACTGATCACCCTGGGTGGGCTGGTGGGCTCGCTGGCCATTAAACGCCGCCGCATCTGGATTCGCGTGCACGCTGCTGATGGTGGCACCCACGTAGAGACCGGCGGATTGGCCCGCACCGACCGCGCCGGGTGGGGCGAGGAGCACGACGAGCTGGCCCGCGCCCTCTACGGGCTACCGGATCCGGACGATGAGGACTTTGATCCTGAGGTGGATGCCCGCCACATCAAGGGCTAA